A DNA window from Zingiber officinale cultivar Zhangliang chromosome 3A, Zo_v1.1, whole genome shotgun sequence contains the following coding sequences:
- the LOC122053033 gene encoding E3 ubiquitin-protein ligase At3g02290-like — translation MGALCCCLCPEDFEEYAYSSNPIYQHCLCLRYFFHQLLNGCGETFQRLDGRFSAQIQTTSLASSASGIVSDSSLSETSHLVPRPPPYEIDPRYSLSQHEGLVLRREKSMSHILEDLHTLRRNGSSSAVETLGSVVKRNITESVEGCKSCNMAHIESEKNLSTKASGTRLLVTSSEDEDVCPTCLEEYTPENPKIVARCSHHFHLGCIYEWMERSDTCPVCGKEMEFHESPQ, via the exons ATGGGTGCACTCTGTTGCTGTCTGTGTCCAGAGGACTTTGAAGAATATGCCTACTCAAGCAATCCCATATATCAGCACTGCTTATGCCTAAGATATTTCTTTCATCAGCTATTGAATGGG TGTGGTGAAACATTTCAAAGGCTTGATGGGCGTTTTTCTGCCCAAATTCAGACAACTTCATTAGCATCTTCGGCATCAGGAATTGTTTCTGATAGTTCATTATCAGAGACATCTCACCTTGTTCCTAGACCACCACCTTATGAAATAGATCCTAGATATTCTCTGTCACAACATGAGGGATTGGTCTTGAGACGTGAGAAGTCTATGAGCCACATCCTTGAAGATTTGCACACACTTAGAAGAAATGGTAGCAGTTCTGCTGTTGAAACCTTGGGAAGTGTTGTAAAACGAAATATTACAGAATCTGTTGAAGGATGCAAGTCATGCAACATGGCCCACATTGAATCAGAGAAAAATTTGTCGACAAAAGCATCTGGCACACGTTTGCTTGTTACATCTTCAGAAGATGAAGATGTCTGCCCTACATGTCTGGAAG AATATACTCCAGAAAATCCCAAAATTGTGGCAAGGTGTTCTCATCATTTTCATCTCGGCTGTATATATGAATGGATGGAAAGAAGTGACACTTGTCCAGTTTGTGGAAAG GAGATGGAATTCCATGAGAGTCCCCAATGA
- the LOC122053031 gene encoding pentatricopeptide repeat-containing protein At3g18970-like: protein MLLALPRARCSALLQFCSAIEQVKQIHAQLIVNALLAQPSAVAKLVERYHSVAGGKGHVRLIFHHHHCSSSSLVSNSMLLCTRPEDALSLFSHQNKSGLVAPDRFAYTCALSSCAQLNALLEGTQVQALIAKSGFMSDVVVSTTAVHFYASCGDVEAARQVFDEMTTRNSVTWNALMTGFCLNDRAEEAVSVFDEMLRHGLRITERTAIVLLSACSQLGDLALGSTAHGYIYKAAARFEDCVFTGTGLVDMYCKCGSLTSASKVFDDMTSRNVLTWSAMIGGLAIHGEGKAALRLMEEMVKAGFWPNAATFTGLLFACVHRGLVDEGLRLFDVMKSRFDVEPCMKHYGCMVDLLGRAGMVREAYEFVKAMPVEPDVVVWRALLGACRIHGHEELGEEVGKILLQWEKRSARRGRGGCEDFIALSNMYASAERWEDVSTIRREMKKNTTGNRPGQSTV, encoded by the coding sequence ATGCTCCTCGCTCTTCCGCGAGCGCGATGCTCGGCTCTCTTACAATTTTGCTCCGCCATCGAGCAGGTAAAACAGATCCACGCCCAGCTGATTGTAAACGCTCTCCTCGCTCAGCCGTCCGCCGTCGCCAAGCTGGTCGAGCGTTACCACTCCGTGGCCGGCGGGAAGGGCCACGTTCGTCTCATCTTCCACCATCACCATTGCAGCAGCTCTTCGTTAGTGTCCAACTCCATGCTCCTTTGCACCCGCCCAGAAGACGCTCTGTCCCTCTTCTCCCACCAAAACAAAAGCGGCCTAGTCGCGCCTGATCGCTTCGCCTACACTTGCGCCCTCAGTTCATGCGCTCAATTGAACGCTCTTCTCGAAGGGACGCAAGTCCAGGCGCTCATCGCCAAGTCTGGGTTCATGTCCGACGTCGTCGTCAGCACCACTGCGGTCCACTTCTACGCGAGCTGTGGGGACGTCGAAGCGGCGCGGCAAGTGTTCGACGAAATGACTACGAGAAATAGTGTGACTTGGAACGCTCTGATGACCGGCTTCTGCCTCAATGACCGCGCGGAGGAGGCGGTGTCCGTGTTCGATGAGATGCTGCGACATGGTTTGCGCATCACAGAGAGGACAGCGATCGTTTTGCTCTCCGCTTGTTCTCAGCTTGGCGATCTGGCCTTGGGCAGCACGGCGCATGGGTACATCTACAAGGCTGCTGCGCGTTTCGAAGATTGTGTGTTCACCGGCACTGGTTTAGTGGACATGTACTGCAAATGCGGATCCCTTACCAGTGCATCCAAAGTGTTCGACGATATGACTAGCAGAAACGTTTTGACATGGAGCGCGATGATAGGTGGGCTTGCCATCCACGGAGAGGGAAAGGCAGCACTGCGGCTGATGGAGGAGATGGTGAAGGCAGGTTTTTGGCCCAACGCAGCCACCTTCACTGGTTTGCTTTTCGCCTGCGTCCACCGCGGGCTCGTAGACGAAGGCCTCCGCCTGTTCGACGTCATGAAGAGCAGGTTCGACGTTGAGCCGTGCATGAAGCACTACGGTTGCATGGTGGACCTCCTTGGGCGAGCCGGGATGGTGAGGGAAGCGTATGAGTTCGTGAAGGCAATGCCGGTGGAGCCAGACGTCGTCGTGTGGAGGGCTTTGCTGGGGGCGTGCAGAATCCACGGCCATGAAGAACTCGGCGAGGAAGTTGGGAAGATTCTGCTGCAGTGGGAGAAGAGATCGGCAAGGAGGGGTAGGGGTGGTTGTGAAGACTTCAttgcattgtcaaacatgtaTGCTTCAGCTGAGAGATGGGAGGATGTTTCAACAATTAGAAGGGAGATGAAGAAAAATACAACAGGAAATAGACCAGGTCAGAGTACAGTCTGA